TTTGATAGCGGTCTTCTCGGTCCTTCGCCATCATTTTTTCCAGAATCTGCACGACTTCCGGCGGCGTATCGGGGCGATCATCGGTAACGGGAGGCGGCGTTTTGTGCTGATGCGCCATCAACCGCTGTGTGAGAGAACCTTCGGTGAAGGGGGGATGCCCGGTTAACAGGAAGTACATGGTACACCCCAGGCTGTAGATGTCGGCGCGGGAATCAACCTGATGACTGTCGATTGCCTGTTCGGGAGCCAGATAATCTGCGGTCCCCAAAACCTTTTCGTCATGAGCAATCGTCAGAGACTTGTCTTCGCCTTCATGAAAGAAGCGGGCCAGTCCCAGGTCAAGAATTTTGACAACACCTTTGGAATCCACCAGCAGGTTACCCGGCTTGACGTCACGGTGCACCATATCCGCTTCATGGGCATGCGCCAGACCTTTCGCAGCCTGGCGGATATAGTTGACGACATCGCGAATATCCAATGGACCGTTTTTGGTAACGATTTCCTGTAAATCCTGTCCGTCCACATATTCCATAACCAGAAAATGAATTTCCGCCTCATTTTCTTTTTCATGGTCCACATCATAGGCACGTACGATATTGACGTGATCCAAGGCCGCAACCGCCTGGGCTTCTCGATGAAAGCGAGCGAGATAAGAGGCGTCATTCACCCGTTTCGAGGGGAGCACCTTGATGGCACAGCGCCGCCGCATCAGCACGTGTTCCGCCAGATAAACCGAACTCATGCCACCTTTGCCAACCAGATCCAGCAAACGGTATTTCCCGAGGAAAAAACCTTTGTGTTTGCCTTGCAGCAGTTTGTTGGCCTGCCAGCGAGTCAGTAGAGACCGCCCAACCAGTTCCTCGGCGACCTCAGCAGGTTCCCCCAGCTTCACCCCTTTTTCCTGATATTCAGAAAGAAGCTTCTTCAGCTGATCGACCGAAACCAAACCGCTTTGTTTTACCAGGTTTAAAAAAGCCTCGGCCGTTAGTTTACCTGCCATTCTTTACCAATTCGCTCAACATGTCCTGCGATGAATCTCTCTATTACGTAAGGTAATAATTACACTCTAGCATCCGTTTTAACGACTGACCAGTATTGGTTTAAGGATTCTACCGAATCCTTGGAAAGGTCGTTCCCCCCCGATCATTCACGGGCTCCATTTCAGTTTTGTATTTTTTGAACACTATTTCAGATTTGGAAGCCAAAGACTCTCTCCTGCCTGGATATTTTGATAAAACTGGTAAGACATTCAAAAAGCTCGGCAATTGACTATAATATTTGCGGTCAATATTCGATTAATAAAGTATCAACCAGGGACCGGGGACTTACTTGCAACACAAGTAATAGATGTGAGCAGGATCTTGATATGAGCACAATGACACACAAAGAAGAACTTCCACACGGATTACCTTTTCTAGGTAACTCGATGTTATTTCTAGGCTTAGGAATCCTGGCACTCTCTCTGACAGGTACGGAATGGCTGCCATTCCACATGCCCCGCTCCTGGTACCAGAGCCCTTCAATCTGGAAATTACTGGCCCTTTGCATGACAGGCGGCGGCATCGCCATCCTGAAACAGGTTTCCAGTACAGAAATGAGAGACAGGGAACGAAAACGCCAGCTTCCGCCAAAAGAGGACTGGATGCCTGAAGAACCTGGCCAACGTTTCGAAACGCTTCTTGTTTATACGAAAGAAAACTGCCCGCTCTGCGAAGAAGCAGCAGAAATTCTGGAAGACTACGCCGCCTATCTGCCTGAAATCGAATTTGTAGATATCTACAGTGATCCCGGTCTGATTGAACAGTTCGGAACCTGCGTGCCTGTCGTGGCCATAGATGGAAAAATCCGCTTTCGAGGCCGGATCAATGAGGTTCTGCTGCGGCGTTTGATCGTGGCTTCTCCCGTGACGATAGCCCCTGCCGCCTCATCAGGTTGTGGCTGTAACAAGCAGAGTTGCGGCTGTAAACGCCAGAAATCCAGCATTGATTCCAACAGCGAATCGACCAGCCAATCGGCTGGATGTGGTGGTCAGTGCAAGTGTGCCTGACCGCAATTTGAACAGATTCCATGGGAAAAACGGTGCACTGCCTGTAAAAACGGTTTATCGGTTGTTGTGATTCAACCATAAATGAGATAAATTACATCCAGCAGGCACGATTCCCGACACGAATTCGACTTCCCGTGTCTGAATTTTATTTTCACGAAAGCTTTAGGCATAAGACCATGTCGTCTGAAATCTCTTTGAAGAATTCAAAAATACTCATCGCAGATGACAATCATCAGAACTGCGAACTGCTGGACGCGTATCTGCTGGACGAAGGCTATGAAACTTTTATGGCCTACGATGGGAAAGAGACACTGGAAAAGGTCGCTGAAATTGACCCTGATCTGATCCTGCTGGACATTATGATGCCGAAACTGAGTGGATACGAAGTGTGTGCCCAGCTCAAACAGAGTGATGAAACAAAAGACATTCCGATCCTCGTGATCACCGCACTGAATGAAATGGGCGATATCGAGAAGTCGGTTCAGGCCGGCTGCGATGACTTTTTGACCAAGCCCGTCAATCGAATCGAATTAACGACCCGCGTCCGCTCTCTGTTACGTGTCAGACACCTGACACATGAGCGCGATCGTCTGCTGGCTTATCTCGCTGAAGTAGAAGGCACGACCCGCTCTACTTCCAGCGAGTCATAAATACAGTGGCAAGCCACTTTCCCTAGGGAAAGATTTGCGGTCTGCTCCAACTTCTAAATTCTGCTCAGTCCCGGCGACGTCTGCCTCTGAGTCTCGCTGTACTTGTTTGCCGGACACTGACGATCCTGCGACCCTTTGATTAGAAAACTCTCATGAGTGATTCAGAACCCTCGGTCTCCGAAGACCAAGTCGCCACCGATACCAGACCAACTCCACGCGTCATACTGAAACCGCGACGCGCGCTTCCCTTTTTCGGACGACATCCCTGGGTATTTGCCGGCGCGATCTCCCGCATCGAGGGCAATCCGAATACCGGTCAAGAAGTGATCCTGCTCTCCGACAAAGGTGAATTTATCGCCCACGGGCTGTTCAACCCCAACAGTAACATTCGCGTCCGCCTGTATTCCTGGGATGAGTCGGCAGTCCTTGACGACGCGTTCTGGACCAACCGGCTTCAGCAGGCAGTGGCGTTACGGGAACAGGTCGGGCTGTTGGAGAACTTTGAGACTTCCGGTTGCCGAGTAGTCTTCAGTGAAGCCGATCAGCTTTCAGGACTGACAATTGACCGTTACGGCGCCTGGTTCCTGGTCCAGTTTTCCAGCCTGGCGCTCTCGCAGAAACAGGACCTGATTATTCGCTTCCTCAAAGAGCGTTTTCCTGCCAGGGGGATCTGGTTGAGAACCGAAAAAGGGATGCGGGAAGCCGAAGGACTGGAAATTTCCGATCAGCTCCTGGATGGCGAAGAACCGCCGGCTCATTTCTTCCTGGAGGAAAACGGGATTCGTTACGGCATGAGCATGGTCACCGGTCAGAAAACCGGCTTTTACCTGGATCAGCGGGAAAACCGTCTCGCCGCGGCCCGCTATCTTAAGAATCACCGAACGCTGGAACTGCATTGTTATACCGGCGCTTTTGCTCTGAATGCTGTCATCCACGGACAGGCACAATCTGTATTGTCTTACGACTCTTCACAGTCTGCCATCGATCAGGCCACCGCGAACGCCGAGCTCAACGGGATTGGGAGTCGCATTCGCTTTCAGACTGGCAAAGCTTATGCAGTCCTGGAACAGTTTAAAGCAGAAGGGGAACAGTTCGATTCGATCATTCTCGATCCCCCCAAAATGGCCCGACACCGCAGTGGGGTCAAGCAGGCATTGAAAGGTTATTTCAGTCTCAATCGTCTGGCATTTGATGTATTGAAACCGGGTGGCATCCTGATTACCTGCAGTTGCTCCGGTTTGATCAGCCAGGTGGAGTTTCAGCAGATGCTCGCATCGGTTTCACAACACACCGGGCGGCACATGCAGGTCCTGGAACAACGCAGCCAGCCAGCCGACCACCCCGTCTCTCCCAGTTGCCCCGAAAATCAATACTTAAAATGTTTTATCTGCCGTGTTCTGTAAGTACGCTCTCATCTGAGTACGACATCACAACACAGCCACTGTCTTGAAAATTGAAACAACATGTCGCGTAAGTCGAAAAAAAAACAACGTCAAAAAAGACAGGCACCTCCGCCGGAACAGCTGCTGTTGGATTATCTGCCTGCGGACTGGAGCTCTACACAGACGCTCTGCTTTCAGTCCAATCTGTATCCACTCACGACTGCGATGATGAAGCGTGTCTCAGAAACAGATCGGATCGACTGTTTCAGCTACGATAAAACGATTGCACAGCGGATCCAGCATAAATGCAGTCTCCTGCAGGAAGAGCAGGAACAAACGCCCGTTTGGAATACTTTCTGCAACAGCGAATTTCCCACAGGCGATTATGAGGCCGTGCTGCTGCCACTCTCAGAACAGTTTTCCGATGAACTGGCGCGCGAACTGACACTTTCTGCGGCGTACGCGCTGCAGACGGGCGGTACGCTGACGATCGCTTCTTCACGCACCAAAGATTATGAATATCATAAATTTCTGCAGACACTGTTCGACAAAGTCACACGTATTGTCTCTGATGCCGGCATCATCTACCAGGGCAAGCGACAGCAGACACTGCCTGAGAAAAAATGTCTACAGGACGAGTCTGCCATGCGTGAAGGCGGGCAACTGCTTTACGCCTACACACAGCCGGGTGTCTTCAGTCACCGTCGACCGAACCAGAGTGCCCGCGCGCTAATCAACCTGATGGAACTCTCTGACGAATCCTCCATCCTCAATCTGGAGTGTGGTTCCGGGATTGTCTCGTTTGTGGCAGCGACCCGCTGTCCTGGTGCTCAGATTCATGCCATCGACGGCAATGCCCGGGCGGTCAAATGCACAGAGCAGGGGATCAAGAAGAATCAACTCTCGAATGTATCAGTGAAATTAGCTGCGATTGACGAAGGCATCATGCCTGAGAGCTATGATTACCTGTTGACCAATAAATCTTATTTTAACAGCGAAGAGCAGGGCGAAGCCTTTCTGCAAATGTGCCTGCGGGCATTGAAGCCAGGGGGACTGCTGCAGTTCTCTACCAAACAGTATCAATGGTATGCGCATCGACTGCTCGACCTGTTCACTGATGTCGCCATCGATGGGGCCGTTCACCATTTCATGCTCACTGCCAGAAAACCGGAATAAGATCTTCTCCGCTGGCTGTACAGCCCCCATTTCTTCCGATATTGCGCACGCCTTCATACACAACAGGGCGCATTTCTTATCGTGCATTCTGTCTGAAAAATCACCTGTAGACAGATATATCACTCCCGATTTTATGAGTCAGATTCTGTTTTTTTCTGATCTTTTCCCAAGAAATCCTCGTTGACAACGAAGAACGGATGTGAAAATATCATTTAATAACGCTAAAACAACTCTTGATGGAGCTGAAACCAGACCGTCTGGACTGTGAAACAGATTGCTCTTTTCAGAAGGAGGCTGATATGTCATTATTCCTGTCAATTGCGGTCCTCGCAGCGACACCACAGGATACCCAAAGGAATGAACAGCCAGTCGAGGCTGCAATACCACTGATGACTTCAAATTTTTCTACTTTCGACCAGCTGGCCGATTCCCTTACTTCTCGAGTGCAAACGGGAACCCTGCTGTTCAGTAAAGGCGATTGCCTTGCCGTTCGAATTTATACACAAAGCGCTTACACCCATGTCGCCATGATCGTGATGCGAAATGGCGAACCCCTGGTCTACGACAGTATGAACGGGGTTGGTGCCCGCTGCCTGACGTTGAAAAACTATCTGAATACGCAACGACCGGCAACCATACACGTGTTTCAACCCAATGCCGCGTTTAATCCAACGATGACTGCGCGATACGAACGCTACCTGGATCAGAAGCTGGGAACTCCCTACTCAATCCGGCATCATCTCACTGGCGCGCGCGCCCGAGGGATTCACTGCGCTGAATATGCTATTGATGCACTCTCAGCCTGCCATCTAATGAAGGCCCAGTCACCGGCGAAAGTTTCTCCTGCTTCTCTGGTCACGGGCATTGTTCAGGCAGATCGCTATTCGCCCTCGATCATCTTTGAACTGGAACGACCTCCGCTTGTGGCAGAAAAGCCTCGCAACTGGTGCCATCAACTCTGGATGGATACAAAGAACTGCACTTCTGCCTGCTGCGTCAAACTGCGTGGCTGGGTTCTCTGCCAGTAAACTGCAGTCATCTGCCCGGTTTATTTTTACACAGATCTTCTGTGAAATCCGGGAAAGATCAGCAAACACTGCTTGAAACTGCGCAACCGGTCAGCGAGAATCTGAGAAAGAATTCTTCGTAAGTGTGACCTGTTTCGTATTTGAAAGCGCCACAATGATCAAGACCTTTCAGGACCGACAAACAAAAACTCAGCATGCGATTTTAAATCGTTCGGCATTCGGACTACTGTTACTCATATTCGGTACACCCACGGCGGTCTTCTCTCAGGAAAAGACTGGCGAACCTCAAACGGTTTCCATTCAGCGTGAGTCAATCACACTCAGACATCCGCGGGATTACTATGTTCCCCTCAATCTGAAACCACTGCGTTCTCTGTCCATTGCCGCGCCCATTGATGGCATCATACACACCGTCGAAGTCAAACCCGGAGACAAGCCGACCGCCAAAACAGTAGTGGTCCGAATGGATTCTTCGATTCCCCAGGCAGAGCTGGATCGGGCAGAAGCTGCTTTGGAAGTGGCCCGTGAGGAACAGAAAAATGCCACGGGCAAAGCGGCGGCTATCGCAAAAGCAAACGTGGCGCTGGCGGAAGCAGATTTGAAGCTCGCCGGTATTCGCATGGAACAGACGATTATTCGCGCACCATTCGAAGGAGAAATCTTCCGAATCCTTGCTGCTCCCGGCGCATTCGTCAGAGCAGGGGAGCCCCTGGTCGAACTGGGGGATACCTCAAAACTGCAAGTAGAAGTCCCCCTCTCGCGCGAACAGGCCCAGAA
The sequence above is a segment of the Gimesia algae genome. Coding sequences within it:
- a CDS encoding glutaredoxin family protein codes for the protein MSTMTHKEELPHGLPFLGNSMLFLGLGILALSLTGTEWLPFHMPRSWYQSPSIWKLLALCMTGGGIAILKQVSSTEMRDRERKRQLPPKEDWMPEEPGQRFETLLVYTKENCPLCEEAAEILEDYAAYLPEIEFVDIYSDPGLIEQFGTCVPVVAIDGKIRFRGRINEVLLRRLIVASPVTIAPAASSGCGCNKQSCGCKRQKSSIDSNSESTSQSAGCGGQCKCA
- a CDS encoding response regulator codes for the protein MSSEISLKNSKILIADDNHQNCELLDAYLLDEGYETFMAYDGKETLEKVAEIDPDLILLDIMMPKLSGYEVCAQLKQSDETKDIPILVITALNEMGDIEKSVQAGCDDFLTKPVNRIELTTRVRSLLRVRHLTHERDRLLAYLAEVEGTTRSTSSES
- a CDS encoding class I SAM-dependent rRNA methyltransferase, whose product is MSDSEPSVSEDQVATDTRPTPRVILKPRRALPFFGRHPWVFAGAISRIEGNPNTGQEVILLSDKGEFIAHGLFNPNSNIRVRLYSWDESAVLDDAFWTNRLQQAVALREQVGLLENFETSGCRVVFSEADQLSGLTIDRYGAWFLVQFSSLALSQKQDLIIRFLKERFPARGIWLRTEKGMREAEGLEISDQLLDGEEPPAHFFLEENGIRYGMSMVTGQKTGFYLDQRENRLAAARYLKNHRTLELHCYTGAFALNAVIHGQAQSVLSYDSSQSAIDQATANAELNGIGSRIRFQTGKAYAVLEQFKAEGEQFDSIILDPPKMARHRSGVKQALKGYFSLNRLAFDVLKPGGILITCSCSGLISQVEFQQMLASVSQHTGRHMQVLEQRSQPADHPVSPSCPENQYLKCFICRVL
- a CDS encoding methyltransferase, which gives rise to MSRKSKKKQRQKRQAPPPEQLLLDYLPADWSSTQTLCFQSNLYPLTTAMMKRVSETDRIDCFSYDKTIAQRIQHKCSLLQEEQEQTPVWNTFCNSEFPTGDYEAVLLPLSEQFSDELARELTLSAAYALQTGGTLTIASSRTKDYEYHKFLQTLFDKVTRIVSDAGIIYQGKRQQTLPEKKCLQDESAMREGGQLLYAYTQPGVFSHRRPNQSARALINLMELSDESSILNLECGSGIVSFVAATRCPGAQIHAIDGNARAVKCTEQGIKKNQLSNVSVKLAAIDEGIMPESYDYLLTNKSYFNSEEQGEAFLQMCLRALKPGGLLQFSTKQYQWYAHRLLDLFTDVAIDGAVHHFMLTARKPE
- a CDS encoding YiiX/YebB-like N1pC/P60 family cysteine hydrolase, translated to MSLFLSIAVLAATPQDTQRNEQPVEAAIPLMTSNFSTFDQLADSLTSRVQTGTLLFSKGDCLAVRIYTQSAYTHVAMIVMRNGEPLVYDSMNGVGARCLTLKNYLNTQRPATIHVFQPNAAFNPTMTARYERYLDQKLGTPYSIRHHLTGARARGIHCAEYAIDALSACHLMKAQSPAKVSPASLVTGIVQADRYSPSIIFELERPPLVAEKPRNWCHQLWMDTKNCTSACCVKLRGWVLCQ
- a CDS encoding efflux RND transporter periplasmic adaptor subunit translates to MIKTFQDRQTKTQHAILNRSAFGLLLLIFGTPTAVFSQEKTGEPQTVSIQRESITLRHPRDYYVPLNLKPLRSLSIAAPIDGIIHTVEVKPGDKPTAKTVVVRMDSSIPQAELDRAEAALEVAREEQKNATGKAAAIAKANVALAEADLKLAGIRMEQTIIRAPFEGEIFRILAAPGAFVRAGEPLVELGDTSKLQVEVPLSREQAQKGASISLNVEEQATQATVDQVLPLAPQFEKLRDLAKSITSVVVILDNKNAQFKPGQSVSVELIPRYPIAEVPTVSVSNTPEGVRKIQIVRENVIRDLTPQILGQIGPERLYVSAPFNKEDEIIVSTSQPLTDGTQVQPRLTVGKSQTAPSATPGSQPAKPPEKKVSF